Proteins found in one Gloeocapsa sp. PCC 73106 genomic segment:
- a CDS encoding ArsA family ATPase, with amino-acid sequence MARILTFLGKDDEERRNVAYASAQKLALLGNRVLLVGQGPSTTWSKLLGVTPAPEPQVIGSNLSVVHLETTFLLEKAWEEIKALERQYLRSPILNNVYGQELGILPGMDDALALNVLREYDGGGSYDVIVYDGSDSFNTIRMFGIPEILSWYFRRFQKVLSESDLFKTLSPFVQPIASTILNVSWSFENLTPDSSNRANQIITDGLAAIADPQRISAYLVVEDQTEAIALAQYLWGSAQQVGLTVAGVLVNQSEVTETLVQAFSPLPLNPIPHTSNSDWQVMIDALPDFITPKNTPIPLKIDVAAREIRAFLPGFDKKEVKLTQSGPEITIDAGNQRRNIILPPPLAGKPVKGAKFDQGYLIISL; translated from the coding sequence ATGGCTCGTATTCTGACTTTTCTAGGCAAAGATGATGAGGAGCGCAGGAATGTAGCCTACGCTAGCGCGCAAAAGCTCGCCCTTTTAGGGAATCGCGTTCTTTTAGTGGGACAAGGTCCTTCCACGACCTGGAGTAAGCTTTTGGGGGTAACACCTGCACCTGAACCTCAGGTAATTGGGTCTAACTTAAGTGTAGTACACCTGGAAACTACCTTTCTGTTGGAGAAAGCTTGGGAGGAAATTAAAGCGTTAGAAAGGCAATATCTGCGTTCTCCGATTTTAAATAACGTCTATGGTCAAGAATTGGGCATCTTACCTGGTATGGATGACGCTCTTGCTCTCAATGTTCTACGCGAGTACGATGGGGGTGGAAGCTACGATGTGATTGTTTATGATGGCAGCGATAGCTTCAACACCATACGTATGTTTGGAATTCCTGAAATACTCAGTTGGTATTTTCGACGTTTTCAGAAGGTATTGAGCGAATCTGATTTATTTAAGACTCTATCACCATTTGTTCAGCCTATTGCTAGTACTATTCTCAATGTGTCTTGGAGTTTTGAGAATTTGACTCCCGACTCCAGTAATCGCGCTAATCAAATTATCACGGATGGATTAGCCGCTATAGCCGATCCTCAAAGGATATCGGCTTATTTGGTGGTAGAGGATCAAACAGAGGCGATCGCTCTGGCTCAATACCTTTGGGGATCAGCCCAACAGGTGGGTTTAACCGTAGCAGGAGTACTCGTCAATCAAAGTGAGGTAACAGAAACTCTCGTCCAAGCATTCTCTCCTCTTCCCCTCAACCCTATCCCTCACACCAGTAACTCTGATTGGCAAGTTATGATCGACGCTCTACCCGATTTTATAACCCCAAAAAATACACCCATACCCCTAAAAATAGACGTGGCGGCCCGTGAAATCCGCGCTTTTCTACCAGGCTTTGACAAAAAAGAAGTAAAATTAACCCAGTCAGGACCGGAAATTACCATCGATGCGGGTAATCAGCGTCGTAACATCATTTTACCTCCTCCTTTAGCGGGTAAACCGGTTAAGGGTGCTAAGTTCGATCAGGGCTATCTCATTATTTCTCTGTAA
- a CDS encoding DUF2862 domain-containing protein, whose protein sequence is MEIGQKVKVYRLRDRVSSQISDKLGRTGTIAGYRMTDGSGVGVVVKFDDNSSSWFFEDEIKALD, encoded by the coding sequence ATGGAAATCGGGCAAAAAGTCAAGGTATATCGTCTCAGAGATAGAGTATCATCTCAAATTAGTGATAAGCTAGGACGAACTGGTACCATAGCCGGTTACAGAATGACTGATGGTAGCGGTGTAGGTGTGGTCGTTAAATTCGACGATAACAGTTCTAGCTGGTTTTTTGAAGACGAAATCAAAGCGTTAGACTGA
- the petB gene encoding cytochrome b6 — MFSKPVTDSKVYQWFQERLDLEAISDDITSKYVPPHVNIFYCLGGITLTCFLIQFATGFAMTFYYKPTVAEAFTSVEYIMNEVSFGWLFRSIHRWSASMMVLMMILHTFRVYLTGGFKNPRELTWVTGVVLAVITVSFGVTGYSLPWDQVGYWAVKIVSGVPAAIPVVGDQIVELMRGSASVGQATLTRFYSLHTFVLPWMIAVFMLIHFLMIRKQGISGPL, encoded by the coding sequence ATGTTTTCCAAACCAGTAACCGACTCCAAAGTTTATCAGTGGTTTCAAGAACGCTTAGACCTTGAAGCCATTTCCGACGACATCACCAGCAAGTACGTTCCTCCTCACGTTAATATCTTCTATTGCCTAGGTGGAATTACCCTAACTTGCTTTTTGATCCAGTTCGCTACTGGATTTGCTATGACTTTTTACTATAAACCAACGGTAGCCGAAGCCTTTACCTCGGTAGAATACATCATGAACGAAGTTAGCTTCGGTTGGTTATTTCGCTCCATCCATCGCTGGTCTGCTAGCATGATGGTACTGATGATGATTCTACACACCTTCCGTGTTTACCTAACTGGAGGTTTTAAAAACCCTCGTGAATTAACTTGGGTGACCGGAGTAGTGTTAGCCGTCATTACCGTTTCCTTTGGTGTAACAGGTTACTCTCTACCCTGGGACCAAGTAGGTTACTGGGCGGTTAAAATCGTTTCCGGTGTACCCGCAGCTATCCCTGTCGTGGGTGATCAGATTGTAGAACTAATGCGTGGTAGCGCTAGCGTAGGACAAGCTACTCTAACCCGCTTCTACAGCTTACATACCTTTGTATTACCTTGGATGATCGCGGTGTTCATGCTGATACACTTCTTAATGATTCGCAAACAAGGTATATCTGGTCCTTTATAA
- the petD gene encoding cytochrome b6-f complex subunit IV has protein sequence MSILKQPDLSDPKLRAKLAQGMGHNYYGEPAWPNDLLYTFPVVILGTIGLCVGLAVLDPGIIGEPADPFATPLEILPEWYFYPVFQILRIVPNKLLGIAAMAGIPLGLMIVPFIESVNKFQNPFRRPVATAVFLFGTLVTMWLGIGATFPLDKSLTLGLF, from the coding sequence ATGTCAATTCTAAAACAACCCGATCTTAGCGATCCTAAATTAAGAGCCAAGCTAGCCCAAGGTATGGGTCATAATTATTACGGTGAGCCTGCTTGGCCCAATGACCTACTCTACACCTTTCCTGTCGTTATTCTCGGTACTATTGGTCTATGTGTAGGTTTAGCAGTTCTCGATCCAGGAATCATCGGTGAACCGGCTGATCCCTTTGCTACACCTTTAGAAATTTTACCTGAGTGGTATTTCTATCCCGTATTCCAAATTCTACGCATTGTCCCCAACAAACTATTAGGAATCGCAGCTATGGCGGGAATTCCTTTAGGATTAATGATTGTACCTTTCATCGAAAGCGTTAACAAGTTTCAAAATCCCTTCCGTCGTCCCGTAGCGACCGCGGTTTTCCTCTTTGGTACTCTGGTTACCATGTGGCTAGGTATTGGTGCTACCTTCCCCCTCGACAAATCTCTCACCTTAGGTTTGTTCTAA
- the chlP gene encoding geranylgeranyl reductase, with translation MAIRVAVVGSGPAGSSAAETLVKAGIETYLFERKLDNAKPCGGAIPLCMVSEFDLPQEIIDRKVRKMKMISPSNIEVDINIEKEDEYIGMCRREVLDGYLRDRAASLGANLINGTVYQIDIPNNNTDPYTIHYADHSQGDAKGIMKTLKADVIIGADGANSRVAKAIDAGDYNYAIAFQERIRLPEDKMAYYEDLAEMYVGNDVSPDFYAWVFPKYDHVAVGTGTMKVNKSIIKDLQVGIRNRAARKLAGGQIIKVEAHPIPEHPRPRRVVGRVALVGDAAGTVTKSSGEGIYFAAKSARMCAETIVETTQGGQHLPTEDDLKLYLKRWDKKYGLTYLVLDLLQRVFYRSDATREAFVEMCSDRDVQKLTFDSYLYKTVVPANPLIQMKITAKTFGSLIRGNALAP, from the coding sequence TTGGCAATTAGGGTTGCTGTTGTTGGCTCAGGACCTGCTGGATCTTCTGCAGCAGAAACTTTAGTGAAAGCAGGCATAGAAACATACCTGTTCGAAAGAAAATTAGACAATGCTAAACCCTGTGGCGGTGCGATTCCTCTGTGTATGGTGAGTGAATTTGACTTACCCCAGGAAATTATAGACCGCAAAGTGAGAAAAATGAAAATGATCTCACCGTCGAACATAGAGGTAGATATAAATATCGAAAAAGAAGACGAATACATTGGTATGTGTCGTCGTGAAGTACTAGATGGCTATCTAAGAGATCGCGCCGCTTCTCTTGGGGCTAATCTCATCAACGGTACAGTTTATCAAATAGATATACCAAATAATAATACAGATCCCTACACAATTCACTATGCAGACCATTCCCAAGGCGATGCAAAAGGGATCATGAAAACCCTCAAAGCTGATGTGATCATCGGTGCAGATGGAGCTAACTCTAGAGTAGCTAAAGCGATTGACGCGGGCGATTATAACTACGCGATCGCCTTCCAAGAAAGAATTCGTCTCCCAGAAGACAAGATGGCTTATTACGAAGATTTAGCCGAAATGTACGTAGGTAACGACGTTTCTCCGGACTTTTACGCATGGGTATTTCCCAAATACGACCATGTCGCGGTGGGTACCGGTACAATGAAAGTCAATAAGAGCATCATCAAAGATCTCCAAGTCGGTATTCGCAACCGAGCCGCTCGTAAATTAGCAGGGGGTCAAATCATCAAAGTAGAAGCCCATCCTATTCCTGAACATCCACGCCCCCGGAGAGTAGTAGGACGTGTTGCTTTAGTAGGAGACGCCGCGGGAACGGTTACTAAATCTTCCGGTGAGGGTATTTACTTTGCGGCTAAATCCGCTCGTATGTGCGCCGAAACCATCGTAGAAACTACCCAAGGGGGTCAACATTTACCCACCGAAGATGACCTCAAGCTCTATCTCAAACGCTGGGATAAAAAATACGGTCTAACTTATCTGGTACTGGATCTACTTCAGAGAGTTTTCTATCGCTCTGACGCAACTCGTGAAGCTTTCGTAGAAATGTGCTCAGATAGAGATGTACAAAAACTGACCTTTGATAGTTATCTCTATAAAACCGTAGTTCCCGCTAACCCGCTTATTCAGATGAAAATTACGGCTAAAACTTTCGGCTCTCTCATACGGGGTAACGCTTTAGCCCCTTAA
- a CDS encoding DNA cytosine methyltransferase produces the protein MLVNSQRRPIAVDLFAGAGGMSLGFERAGFDVLAAVEVDPIHCATYQYNFPVGKVICQDASQIKATDIRRLSPLNNQPVDVVFGGPPCQGLSLMGKRDLDDPRNSLLQHFIRLVIELETNFFVLENVPGLIIGKCSQLLQEMIEQLAQNGYKVRENFQTINACNYGVPQKRERLFLMGCKKNLPLPEYPSPLADQPKVNDAIADLPSVTDYPILWQRDSAIVEYGKASPYSAQLRGLLTVEDDYSYKRLYDKSLLTSSLLTKHSATCQERFALTLPGKVEPISRFYKLSPEGLCNTLRAGTNSDRGSYTSPRPIHPWEARCITVREAARLHSYPDWFRFHVTKWHGFRQVGNSVPPRLAQAIAREIMVTLQIQPRQSLAVYSLGEPKLLTLNPTQATQYYRKDL, from the coding sequence ATGCTAGTTAATTCTCAAAGAAGACCAATTGCCGTGGATTTATTCGCAGGTGCTGGAGGTATGAGTCTTGGTTTTGAAAGAGCGGGCTTTGATGTGCTAGCTGCGGTAGAAGTTGACCCAATTCATTGCGCTACTTATCAGTATAATTTTCCGGTCGGCAAGGTTATTTGTCAAGATGCTTCTCAAATAAAAGCAACAGATATTAGAAGATTATCTCCTTTAAATAATCAGCCAGTCGATGTAGTTTTTGGTGGACCACCCTGTCAGGGCTTGTCTTTAATGGGAAAAAGGGATCTAGATGATCCACGTAATTCTCTGCTACAGCATTTTATTCGTTTAGTGATTGAACTAGAGACTAATTTTTTTGTTTTAGAAAATGTTCCTGGGTTAATCATCGGAAAATGCTCTCAGTTATTACAGGAAATGATCGAGCAACTGGCGCAAAATGGTTACAAAGTTCGGGAGAATTTCCAGACTATCAATGCTTGTAATTATGGTGTTCCTCAAAAAAGGGAAAGATTGTTTTTGATGGGCTGTAAAAAAAATTTACCTCTCCCTGAATATCCTTCACCTTTAGCCGATCAACCCAAGGTAAATGACGCGATCGCCGATCTCCCTTCTGTGACTGATTACCCTATTCTTTGGCAAAGAGACTCAGCAATCGTAGAATATGGCAAAGCAAGTCCCTATAGCGCTCAATTACGGGGTTTGCTAACAGTTGAAGATGATTATAGCTATAAGAGGCTTTATGATAAATCTTTGCTTACTTCTAGTCTATTAACTAAACATAGTGCAACTTGTCAAGAAAGATTTGCCTTGACACTTCCAGGAAAAGTTGAACCGATTAGCCGTTTCTACAAATTGTCTCCCGAAGGATTATGTAATACACTGAGAGCAGGCACGAATAGCGATCGCGGCAGTTATACCTCTCCTCGACCCATTCATCCGTGGGAAGCGCGTTGCATTACGGTAAGAGAGGCGGCTAGATTACACTCTTATCCCGATTGGTTTCGTTTTCATGTGACTAAGTGGCATGGTTTTCGGCAAGTGGGTAATTCCGTTCCTCCGCGTTTAGCCCAGGCGATCGCCAGAGAAATTATGGTCACTCTGCAAATTCAACCTCGTCAATCTTTGGCTGTTTATTCCTTGGGAGAGCCTAAGTTACTCACGCTTAATCCCACTCAAGCTACTCAATACTATCGTAAAGATTTATGA
- a CDS encoding LptF/LptG family permease, whose protein sequence is MSKKKHKLTDRELFTPYSLLDRYIITEIALVFTFSLGILSSLGVAIGNLSDLGYKIFEFNLPLDLAFQVLLWKIPEFVAYALPISLLLATLITYGRFSSDSELIACLSCGVSLYRLIAPTLVFSMIVSGLTLVFTESVVPFANYQAAQILEKVIPEETKFTQKNDIFYAEYKIIDKKQKITTLFYAKKFDGKDMNDVTVLVWSEQKLEKILSSRQAFWSEQEKLWTFINGVIYQVQGDELTQKYLNFQQHKMSLSSAPLELAQKSRDPYQMNIAQSLDYLKIISQSGDEKKILMFQVRTQQKMAFPFICLVFGLVGSAIGVGSQQMGRGTSLGISVIIVFLYYLFGFLIGSLGLVGFVSPFMAAWSPNVLALVIGSWILFKNAS, encoded by the coding sequence GTGTCGAAAAAAAAGCATAAACTGACTGATAGAGAACTTTTTACCCCCTATTCCCTACTAGATCGCTATATTATTACCGAAATTGCTCTGGTATTTACCTTTAGTCTGGGGATATTGTCTTCTTTGGGGGTGGCGATCGGTAATTTATCGGATCTGGGTTATAAAATTTTTGAATTTAATCTGCCGTTAGATTTAGCTTTTCAAGTTTTACTCTGGAAAATCCCTGAATTTGTAGCTTATGCTCTACCTATTTCTTTACTTTTGGCAACTTTGATAACTTACGGACGTTTTAGTAGTGATAGTGAGTTGATCGCTTGTCTAAGTTGTGGGGTTAGTCTCTATCGCTTGATAGCACCAACTCTGGTTTTTAGTATGATAGTTTCAGGGTTGACTTTAGTTTTTACTGAGTCAGTGGTTCCTTTTGCTAATTATCAAGCTGCACAAATTTTGGAGAAAGTTATCCCAGAAGAAACCAAATTTACTCAAAAAAACGACATTTTTTACGCTGAATATAAAATAATTGACAAAAAGCAAAAAATAACAACCTTGTTTTATGCTAAAAAATTTGATGGTAAGGATATGAATGATGTCACAGTTTTAGTTTGGTCTGAACAAAAACTAGAGAAAATATTGTCCTCGCGTCAGGCTTTTTGGTCTGAACAAGAAAAACTTTGGACTTTTATCAACGGAGTCATTTACCAAGTTCAGGGAGATGAACTTACTCAAAAGTATTTGAACTTTCAGCAGCACAAAATGTCTTTGTCTTCTGCTCCTCTGGAGTTGGCTCAAAAAAGTCGCGATCCTTATCAAATGAATATAGCTCAATCTTTGGATTATTTGAAAATAATCTCCCAAAGTGGGGATGAAAAGAAAATTTTAATGTTTCAAGTTCGGACTCAGCAAAAGATGGCTTTTCCGTTTATTTGTCTAGTTTTTGGTTTAGTTGGTTCTGCTATAGGAGTTGGTTCCCAACAGATGGGTAGAGGGACTAGTTTAGGAATTAGTGTAATAATAGTTTTTTTATATTATTTATTTGGATTTTTAATTGGCTCTTTAGGTCTGGTAGGGTTTGTTTCTCCTTTTATGGCTGCCTGGTCACCCAATGTTTTAGCTTTAGTTATAGGTAGTTGGATCTTATTTAAGAATGCTAGTTAA
- a CDS encoding polysaccharide biosynthesis tyrosine autokinase, which produces MNVEVVKTSDGEVKKSISRKTQVDNSVKQVFNVFKRNWPIVLLFTGLGAATAWFLRTDPFYVGKFEILVEPATADQILTDASVLLGGNNSGGLDYPTQLEILRSPVMLGSIAERITAEFPGSTPESIVSNLKRNLSIERVQAGVSRFDQTKIISVRYAGRARRETIKVLEVTAEKFLEYSLAERQNNIQAGVSFIDNQLPEIQGKISEIQANQQNIQRNNQLISPEQKGQELFLQNNQVKAQIRETESSIAELKKVLSNLSSEVGLSLEEVLLLAQLRTDNQFQSDTQNLQDLQSQLKEIDNTITVQSARFSEDSPMLNTLQERRSYLVDLIEEKKQNILSTYNLGIASNSNIFALRDETNNELMRQMVNTQNQIDVLESRLQSYQNTQGQIERELLAITEVIKQYSELQRQLLLTTNTLNQLTLEREKLSVAAAQQDRPWELISSPEIISHNIDGSPLESGLSEKKLAAGLLGGILLGMLLAYLLESLKNTYHKDADLLINFNYPILGRIPLPNLNLQEATNNNELSNGETSYYDLLNQPQALQASTALYTELYFKWKNESIKSLIICGVEPGDGQAFVAANLARVVADSGQKVLIVDANLNDPAIHKYFSLSNEKGLKDLLTYSLNEETIIQKTELNPNLSVLPGGNTSELNQINLSSNQIKYLMDSLAKKYDLVIYNSPLFLESPDVSFLANNTDGILMVVRLKSTSHSLVKQAFERINSFELPILGFVVTY; this is translated from the coding sequence ATGAACGTAGAAGTAGTAAAAACCAGTGATGGTGAAGTTAAAAAGTCTATATCGAGAAAAACTCAAGTAGATAACTCCGTAAAACAAGTTTTCAATGTCTTTAAACGTAACTGGCCAATAGTGCTGTTATTTACAGGGTTAGGCGCAGCCACCGCTTGGTTTTTGCGAACAGATCCGTTCTACGTTGGCAAATTCGAAATTTTAGTAGAGCCCGCTACCGCTGATCAAATATTGACGGATGCTTCGGTGCTGCTAGGGGGCAACAATTCGGGGGGACTAGATTACCCAACACAACTAGAAATCCTCAGAAGTCCTGTGATGCTTGGATCTATAGCTGAACGTATAACTGCTGAATTTCCGGGAAGTACTCCTGAAAGTATAGTAAGCAACCTAAAAAGAAATTTGAGCATCGAAAGGGTTCAAGCAGGGGTAAGTCGTTTCGATCAGACCAAAATCATCTCGGTTCGTTATGCAGGGAGAGCTCGTCGGGAAACTATTAAAGTATTAGAAGTAACAGCTGAAAAATTCTTGGAATATAGCTTAGCCGAAAGACAGAATAATATTCAAGCGGGAGTATCTTTTATTGATAATCAACTACCGGAGATTCAAGGAAAAATCAGCGAAATTCAAGCCAATCAACAAAATATTCAAAGAAACAATCAACTGATTAGTCCCGAACAAAAAGGACAAGAACTTTTTCTGCAAAATAACCAAGTAAAAGCTCAAATCCGTGAAACAGAAAGTAGCATTGCTGAGTTAAAAAAAGTTTTGAGTAATCTCAGCAGCGAAGTAGGATTATCCCTTGAAGAGGTATTGTTACTAGCTCAACTTAGAACGGATAACCAATTTCAGTCTGATACTCAAAATTTACAAGATCTACAAAGCCAACTCAAAGAAATAGACAACACGATTACTGTACAATCGGCTCGCTTCAGCGAAGATAGTCCGATGTTAAATACCCTTCAAGAGAGACGTTCTTATTTAGTTGACTTGATAGAAGAGAAAAAGCAAAATATTCTCAGTACCTATAATCTTGGTATCGCCAGTAACTCTAATATCTTTGCTCTAAGAGACGAGACTAACAACGAGTTAATGCGACAAATGGTGAACACTCAAAATCAGATTGACGTTTTAGAATCCCGTCTTCAATCTTATCAGAACACTCAAGGGCAAATTGAGCGAGAATTGTTGGCAATCACGGAAGTTATTAAACAATATAGTGAACTGCAAAGACAACTGTTGTTAACGACTAATACCCTAAACCAATTAACATTAGAAAGGGAAAAACTTAGTGTAGCTGCAGCACAACAGGATAGACCCTGGGAATTGATCTCTTCCCCAGAAATAATATCTCACAACATAGACGGTTCCCCTCTAGAATCGGGTTTGTCAGAGAAAAAACTAGCAGCAGGATTACTCGGTGGCATACTACTAGGAATGTTGCTAGCCTATCTTCTAGAAAGTTTGAAGAATACTTACCACAAAGACGCAGATTTACTAATAAATTTCAATTATCCTATTTTGGGTAGAATTCCTTTGCCGAACTTAAATCTACAAGAAGCCACAAACAATAATGAGTTAAGTAATGGTGAAACTAGCTATTATGATTTACTCAATCAACCTCAAGCTTTACAAGCTAGCACAGCGTTATATACAGAACTTTATTTCAAATGGAAAAATGAATCAATAAAATCTTTGATTATCTGTGGTGTTGAACCTGGAGATGGACAAGCTTTTGTCGCAGCTAATCTAGCTCGAGTTGTGGCGGATTCAGGGCAAAAAGTATTAATAGTAGATGCCAATTTGAATGATCCTGCGATTCACAAGTATTTTTCTCTCTCGAACGAAAAAGGATTAAAAGATCTATTAACGTACTCTTTAAACGAAGAGACAATTATTCAAAAAACCGAATTAAATCCTAATCTATCGGTGTTACCAGGGGGGAATACTTCAGAGTTGAATCAGATTAACTTATCATCAAATCAAATCAAGTATTTGATGGATTCCCTCGCTAAAAAATACGATCTAGTTATCTATAACTCTCCTCTTTTTCTAGAATCGCCCGATGTAAGTTTCTTAGCTAATAATACTGATGGAATTTTGATGGTAGTAAGACTAAAAAGTACTTCTCACTCCTTGGTGAAACAAGCCTTCGAGAGAATTAACTCTTTTGAATTACCAATTTTGGGGTTTGTGGTAACTTATTAG
- a CDS encoding WecB/TagA/CpsF family glycosyltransferase has translation METVRLLNILIDNISLTELLEKLTQSGGFVVTPNVDYMVKLQREPDLWKAYQVADYRTCDSKILEYAFKFLGNPIKEKISGSDLFPAFYTYNKDNENMKIYLLGAQEGVGQKAQAKINQKVGRNMVIETYSPPFGFEKSESECEEIIRKINQSEANVLVMGVGAPKQEKWIMDYRERLPKVKVFLAIGATIDFEAGFKPRSPKWMSNVGLEWLYRLLSEPKRLWKRYLIDSLPFFGMVMQHKFSLFYDYPQTQPNWTAASTTHRK, from the coding sequence ATGGAAACAGTGCGATTGTTAAATATTCTCATAGATAATATCTCACTAACAGAGTTGTTAGAAAAGTTGACTCAATCCGGCGGCTTCGTGGTAACTCCCAACGTGGATTACATGGTAAAATTGCAAAGAGAACCAGATTTATGGAAAGCTTATCAGGTAGCTGACTATAGAACTTGTGATAGCAAAATCTTGGAATATGCGTTTAAGTTTTTGGGTAACCCCATTAAAGAAAAAATTTCTGGCTCAGATTTATTCCCGGCTTTTTATACCTATAACAAAGATAATGAAAATATGAAAATTTATTTGTTAGGTGCTCAAGAAGGAGTAGGTCAAAAAGCTCAGGCAAAAATCAACCAAAAAGTTGGCAGAAATATGGTAATTGAGACTTATTCTCCGCCTTTTGGCTTTGAAAAAAGTGAATCTGAATGCGAAGAAATTATTAGGAAGATTAACCAATCAGAAGCTAACGTCTTAGTTATGGGTGTGGGCGCACCCAAGCAGGAAAAGTGGATTATGGACTATCGAGAGCGACTCCCTAAAGTCAAGGTTTTCTTGGCGATTGGCGCGACTATTGATTTTGAAGCGGGTTTTAAACCTCGATCGCCGAAGTGGATGAGTAATGTGGGTTTAGAATGGCTTTATCGTTTGTTGAGCGAACCGAAACGTCTCTGGAAAAGATACCTAATAGATAGTTTACCTTTTTTTGGCATGGTAATGCAGCATAAATTCTCTCTATTTTATGATTATCCTCAGACTCAGCCTAATTGGACTGCTGCAAGTACAACCCACCGGAAATAA
- the pgsA gene encoding CDP-diacylglycerol--glycerol-3-phosphate 3-phosphatidyltransferase — protein sequence MNLPNWITLSRLLGIPFIIYFLQVPTVGHRWIALSIFLVAASTDWLDGYLARKLNQVTELGKFLDPLVDKLLVIAPLLLLVELNQIPAWGVFLIIAREIAIAGWRVNPQLSNSTEISGASIWGKIKTTTQIIAIALLIAPFAAIWTTLGLIIFWLAVALTLISGGLYLQQSN from the coding sequence ATGAATCTCCCTAATTGGATTACTCTGTCGCGTCTGTTGGGAATACCGTTTATTATCTATTTTTTGCAGGTTCCCACCGTAGGACATCGTTGGATCGCCTTGAGTATTTTTTTAGTTGCAGCGTCAACTGACTGGTTAGATGGCTATTTAGCCCGTAAACTCAATCAAGTGACGGAGTTGGGCAAATTTTTAGACCCATTGGTAGATAAACTATTGGTTATTGCTCCATTATTATTATTAGTTGAGTTGAACCAAATTCCCGCTTGGGGTGTGTTTTTGATCATTGCTCGAGAAATAGCGATCGCCGGGTGGCGAGTAAACCCTCAGCTCAGTAATAGTACAGAGATTAGTGGGGCTAGTATTTGGGGTAAAATCAAAACTACCACTCAAATTATCGCGATCGCTCTATTAATTGCACCTTTTGCTGCGATTTGGACCACTTTAGGCTTGATTATCTTTTGGCTAGCTGTAGCTTTAACGCTTATTTCCGGTGGGTTGTACTTGCAGCAGTCCAATTAG
- a CDS encoding superoxide dismutase, translating into MSYKLPALPYDYTALAPYISKETLEFHHDKHHATYVNKYNEAIAETDMATKPIEEVIKAIAGDAAKAGIFNNAAQAWNHSFYWDSMKPNGGGTPTGALAKKIDADFGSFDKFVEAFKQAGATQFGSGWAWLVLDKGTLKVTKTGNADNPLTAGQVPLLTMDVWEHAYYLDYQNKRPDYIETFITKLVNWDFVAENLAAA; encoded by the coding sequence ATGTCATACAAACTTCCAGCGTTACCTTACGACTACACTGCGCTGGCTCCATATATTTCCAAAGAAACCTTAGAGTTTCATCACGATAAGCACCACGCTACCTACGTCAACAAATATAACGAAGCTATAGCAGAAACCGATATGGCAACTAAACCCATTGAGGAAGTAATCAAAGCGATCGCAGGTGACGCGGCTAAAGCGGGTATTTTCAACAACGCCGCTCAAGCTTGGAACCACTCCTTTTACTGGGATTCCATGAAACCCAACGGTGGCGGAACTCCCACAGGTGCTCTAGCTAAAAAAATTGACGCGGACTTTGGCAGTTTTGACAAGTTTGTCGAAGCGTTCAAACAAGCAGGTGCTACTCAATTTGGTAGTGGTTGGGCTTGGTTAGTACTAGATAAGGGAACCCTAAAAGTGACTAAAACTGGGAACGCAGACAACCCTCTAACCGCGGGACAAGTTCCTCTATTAACCATGGACGTCTGGGAACACGCTTACTATCTAGATTATCAAAATAAGCGCCCTGACTACATCGAGACCTTTATCACTAAATTAGTTAACTGGGATTTCGTAGCCGAAAACTTGGCTGCAGCTTAG